A single region of the Schizosaccharomyces osmophilus chromosome 3, complete sequence genome encodes:
- the srp68 gene encoding signal recognition particle subunit, which translates to MEKAGFYLLPLLLEARSDHFYEGTEYIRYLSQRIHSLRKALNITQKGGKPKTSADKRFAEVQLLNADRAFQQYAYLRSSQRQHALRRLKRGLQASKELVSFCEVKDHSNHLFILEAAAFMKYIEGTFYYEKRSWEDSLRSFSSSRLAFQQLQRSLKELSDHQRGVFNELVGQIDSTIRYVAQRSGLENQTESLDVLMLANVSKEDLVVQQIRVLNPQMLESNAEDQAGTSSITQITWRNQTVQITHPEIVLALYGIHDVQASMESSTSVNDRLLGAWANAEKTTKSILDGISPESNEYQELSICYSYLAYNLIVLRIQRDIHTQEQPIVTNLLANLRAHQSLYDTIIKNIEAAKNLPGIAKDSGMMVQLEAQINIAKARRCQVIAEAYQSRDKAKGLAMCIRAGNYYEEANDCLHNFEENPLEIAFDIVAELQTKPEDLKKRILLLRSLASMEMINQKPKDLSLVESMNQYATVESEEPLNLTQLNLRPIPAKPLFFDLAITYLGQQTEFGKAKPEVEEQDPSSKSKTKGFFRSLLGKR; encoded by the exons atggaaaaagcaGGGTTTTATCTATTGCCTTTGCTTCTGGAGGCTCGCTCTGATCATTTTTATGAAGGGACTGAGTATATCAGATACTTATCACAGCGCATTCATTCCCTGAGGAAAGCTTTAAACATTACTCAGAAAGGTGGAAAGCCAAAGACATCGGCTGACAAGAG ATTCGCAGAAGTCCAACTGTTAAATGCTGATCGCGCATTCCAACAATATGCATACTTGCGATCTTCTCAACGTCAACATGCTCTTCGAAGACTGAAACGGGGGTTGCAAGCCTCCAAGGaattggtttctttttgcgAGGTAAAAGATCATAGTAAtcatctttttattttagaGGCTGCAGCTTTCATGAAATACATTGAAGGTACATTTTATTACGAGAAGCGATCATGGGAAGATTCTTTGCGCTCATTCAGTTCTTCTCGCTTAGCATTTCAGCAATTGCAACGGTCTCTGAAAGAGTTGTCAGACCATCAACGAGGAGTCTTCAATGAATTAGTTGGACAAATCGACTCTACCATACGCTATGTCGCCCAGCGAAGCGGCTTAGAAAACCAGACAGAATCATTAGACGTTCTTATGCTTGCaaatgtttcaaaagagGATTTAGTTGTTCAACAAATTCGAGTTTTGAACCCTCAGATGTTAGAATCGAATGCTGAAGATCAAGCCGGTACTTCCTCCATCACTCAAATCACCTGGCGTAATCAAACCGTTCAGATTACACATCCCGAAATAGTATTGGCTTTGTACGGTATTCATGATGTTCAGGCAAGCATGGAAAGCTCTACAAGTGTAAATGATCGTTTGCTTGGTGCTTGGGCCAATGCTGAAAAGAcaacaaaaagtattttGGATGGTATTTCCCCCGAAAGTAATGAATATCAGGAGCTTTCAATTTGCTATAGTTATCTTGCATATAACCTTATCGTGCTCAGAATTCAGCGGGACATTCATACCCAGGAACAGCCAATCGTTACGAATTTGCTGGCAAATTTAAGAGCTCATCAAAGCTTGTATGATACAATCATCAAG AATATTGAAGCTGCCAAGAATTTACCGGGTATCGCAAAAGATAGCGGCATGATGGTACAGCTGGAAGCTCAGATCAATATAGCTAAAGCTAGGCGATGCCAGGTCATTGCCGAAGCCTATCAATCACGAGACAAAGCCAAAGGACTTGCTATGTGTATCCGTGCAGGTAATTATTATGAGGAAGCAAATGATTGCCTTCATAATTTTGAGGAAAACCCTCTGGAAATAGCTTTTGATATTGTTGCGGAATTGCAAACAAAGcctgaagatttgaagaaacgaattttacttttgcgAAGCTTGGCTTCTATGGAAATGATTAATCAAAAACCGAAGGACTTATCGCTGGTCGAGTCTATGAATCAGTATGCAACTGTGGAGTCGGAGGAACCCTTGAACTTAACTCAATTGAATTTACGACCCATTCCTGCTAAACcacttttctttgatttaGCCATTACATACTTAGGCCAACAAACagaatttggaaaagcCAAACCAGAAGTTGAGGAACAGGATCCTTCATCCAAGAGCAAGACAAAGGGTTTTTTCCGAAGCttacttggaaaaagataa
- the mug174 gene encoding coilin-like protein Mug174-like: protein MLLRIRSCDPLIPMQQWIHTAELNLSDKTSSIADLLYSILLFNFGDCKDGRSILVGPGNQAKYALGNELFLQLVKDDFSLPISMSYHLFLSDSDILELRVLPREEALLRSCEVMALRLSSSASLETALREWSKAIQGRGNKAHTQNTQAPKQANLLVSSSLPYATPNHSDLTTKKRDAAAPTARNDTYTSKKSKLDHFMESDITINPMKEKVNFQPLAMKNQQNPVESQKSAKPSSSESSESDDSSGESSSAVSVSVSSDAASVSTAATSSEEESSESSSSSSDDTASDSDSSASDSESSNSQQLDHYVKQSNDVSKSNTSGFSHSLNTANEMSYFRDSSALHSTNPDTLYSGSTIDGDRTTLFDTTDFLKSSPKNKRQSSLEQESDIVYKRFGDFETDSVDVGTSDFRSAHDKNDTSNNRSFHEFDEDPDNSTSVQPPGSGSSATKSRNLRRKKSRLMKKYGQDVESMPGDLYLADRPYPSDESKDLSEGQSSLLSSDIIKVEHRYNAIPVLKNAELDVEFPPGSLLRFTIMDLNVNTYTPEISEKSGRVITSNEKEVKIQLDTKHRYKIKYGSDGEIIQGRFGTIPDEQLVEGIVTYGWDLMSDIHKLVQS, encoded by the coding sequence ATGCTCTTAAGGATTCGAAGCTGTGACCCTTTAATACCTATGCAGCAGTGGATTCACACTGCTGAATTAAATTTGTCTGACAAAACGAGTTCCATCGCCGACTTGTTGTATAGTATACTgttatttaattttggtGATTGTAAGGATGGACGATCGATCCTTGTAGGACCAGGAAACCAAGCCAAATATGCATTAGGAAATGAATTGTTTCTACAACTTGTGAAggatgatttttctttaccaaTTTCTATGTCatatcatttatttttgagTGATTCAGATATATTGGAATTGCGCGTCCTTCCTAGAGAAGAAGCGTTGTTGCGAAGCTGCGAAGTTATGGCTTTACGATTAAGTTCATCTGCTTCCCTGGAAACTGCTCTTCGAGAATGGAGCAAAGCCATACAGGGAAGAGGAAACAAAGCGCATACCCAAAATACTCAAGCTCCTAAACAAGCCAACTTATTAGTTAGTTCCTCTTTACCGTACGCAACTCCGAACCATAGTGACCTTACTACAAAAAAGCGTGATGCGGCTGCTCCAACGGCAAGGAATGATACGTACACctcaaagaaaagtaagTTGGATCATTTTATGGAAAGCGACATTACTATCAATCCcatgaaggaaaaagtcAATTTTCAACCTTTGGCAATGAAGAACCAACAAAACCCCGTAGAAAGCCAGAAGTCAGCAAAACCTTCTTCAAGCGAATCTTCGGAATCCGATGATTCATCGGGTGAATCCTCCTCTGCTGTTTCTGTATCTGTATCTTCTGATGCTGCTTCCGTATCCACCGCTGCCACTTCGTCAGAAGAGGAAAGTTCAGAAAGCAGCAGTTCTTCCTCTGACGATACCGCTTCAGACTCAGACTCTTCAGCCAGCGACAGTGAGTCTTCCAATTCTCAACAATTGGATCATTATGTTAAACAATCAAATGACGTGTCCAAGAGCAATACTTCTGGGTTTTCTCACTCTCTAAATACAGCAAACGAAATGTCTTATTTTCGTGATTCCTCTGCCTTGCATTCAACGAACCCGGATACCCTTTATTCTGGGAGTACAATAGATGGCGACCGAACGACACTTTTCGACACTACAGATTTCCTTAAGTCCTCTcccaaaaataaaagacaatCCAGTTTGGAGCAAGAAAGTGACATTGTGTATAAACGTTTCGGTGATTTTGAAACCGATTCAGTCGACGTTGGCACTTCTGATTTTCGGTCTGCCCATGATAAAAATGACACTTCCAATAATCGTTCGTTTCACgaatttgatgaagatCCGGATAATTCAACTTCGGTTCAGCCACCGGGTTCCGGTAGCTCTGCTACTAAATCAAGAAATCTCCGACGAAAAAAATCCAggttgatgaagaaatacGGTCAAGATGTGGAATCTATGCCAGGTGATTTATATTTAGCTGATAGACCGTATCCATCGgatgaaagcaaagatTTGAGTGAGGGACAAAGCTCTCTTCTTAGTTCAGATATAATTAAAGTTGAACACCGCTACAATGCGATACCTGTACTAAAAAATGCAGAGTTAGACGTTGAATTTCCTCCGGGTAGTTTACTACGATTTACCATCATGGACTTAAATGTCAATACCTACACGCCTGAGATTTCTGAAAAGTCAGGACGAGTCATTACCTCAAATGAGAAAGAAGTTAAGATCCAGTTAGACACGAAACATCGGTACAAAATTAAGTATGGTTCTGATGGTGAAATTATTCAAGGCCGTTTTGGAACCATACCAGACGAGCAGCTTGTAGAGGGTATCGTGACTTATGGGTGGGATCTTATGTCAGACATTCACAAGCTTGTACAGTCCTGA
- a CDS encoding Schizosaccharomyces specific protein, with amino-acid sequence MTSFSLINPLSAIFLALVLFQACTASEISNDGLKKRSALYPDMNSKIANTPYYNISEGTYCHVSGSNLCVSPQVIAICANHSTVLLNCPTVLGYPSDQGASCIATEPYYGLTRGLCQIGASNSSGTSNSSNFDTKSSSPSKSSKKSALPKLSLSYSNVVEKPLLFARDSLDQWACNKTYCNEEYPHLVNTCFNGTQYPVNCNNALRTAYGGATCQNIGYENQGICVYTNNSRALPKLNASNSSSSFINLNKTSLYRYRNDAFIW; translated from the coding sequence atgaCATCCTTCTCTCTCATAAACCCTCTTTCTGCCATCTTTTTGGCATTGGTTTTGTTCCAAGCATGTACTGCTTCAGAGATCAGCAACGATGGTCTCAAAAAACGCTCTGCCCTATATCCCGACATGAATAGCAAGATCGCAAACACTCCTTACTACAACATTTCTGAAGGCACCTATTGCCATGTCTCTGGTTCCAACCTTTGTGTGTCTCCTCAAGTCATTGCCATCTGTGCCAACCACAGTACTGTTCTTTTGAACTGCCCCACCGTCCTTGGGTATCCCAGCGACCAGGGTGCCTCTTGCATCGCCACGGAACCTTATTATGGTCTTACTCGCGGTCTGTGTCAAATCGGTGCCTCTAACTCTTCTGGAACTAGcaattcttccaattttGACACCAAATCTTCTTCCCCTAGCAAGAGTTCCAAGAAGAGCGCCTTACCCAAGCTCTCTTTAAGCTACTCCAATGTCGTTGAAAAGCCTCTTCTTTTCGCTCGTGATTCTCTTGATCAATGGGCTTGTAATAAGACTTACTGCAACGAAGAGTATCCCCATCTTGTCAATACTTGCTTCAACGGTACCCAATACCCAGTCAATTGCAACAACGCTTTGCGCACTGCTTATGGCGGTGCTACTTGCCAAAACATTGGTTACGAAAATCAAGGTATTTGCGTCTATACAAACAATAGCCGCGCCCTTCCCAAATTAAATGCAagcaattcttcttcttcctttatCAACCTAAACAAGACCTCTCTCTACCGTTACCGCAATGACGCTTTCATCTGGTAA
- the alp16 gene encoding gamma tubulin complex GCP6 subunit Alp16: MNVGRKSDLFPFETCTRLPLPSLEPTLLRELGVLNENESAKRKYYDLSAGLEEFSSAKDNTLLGKDVFLSVSTTSGLIDYKDETVNEDVAGSHFLESVADRKRIKSQSPDLDSASYNQNALIDSNVLGCYSNWEGTNFLSKEAKTPFFSECPPFIYDAFLHEDGSPDVPVQQISSQQVYISLCALVQGFETFLFFWDNEDATFCVSNLVSMSGTSQLSFTSFTTKFVSFGTLIRNSIKKIKNPVSIGQFYLFNFCANGITQYRNELQAWLYDTHSPTCGPLSLLTYIRRFDPLFHMLEYVLHIPPARQDTISIMNALYDYTNMCQNTKNYPIALECFAYCSDPFFLKLNAALDFTVTNKRIQNFVHTFPNFFPSELTLLLAEFLDSFTIIQDYPVFFEALRPKLATSLKVGFSLSENFLYPRPKAASLDLSDDEYSKEKRNVNEEENFEVLLEKMNMTPNIDDEVPDLHFVEGPEGTLPLSLVMQLCIYNPIQDYILVLMRALYQSLFTQCFASQVLSLLQNICCFQSPAFVDEIMCFIRDDFFGLDDPYSLEHAFVAFASSSKQCTFHEVERLGLNEFASSNIHMLLHYHEGEIRPKTFGALGLKCKISGPLQMLFPKEILDLYSKIFSMVSLFFEHKASIEYEFQQSRRLWEKKVRIEKWLFYQNMKSKIFDLIHVVIPEAISSFTDSFLSLSSFSSDRPISLFSSEINEKHKQSLMLLMQEIEANNPFLDEGKETMAE; this comes from the coding sequence ATGAATGTTGGTAGGAAAAGTGATTTGTTTCCTTTCGAAACTTGTACCAGATTACCGCTCCCTTCATTAGAGCCAACTCTTTTGCGAGAGCTAGGggttttaaatgaaaatgaaagcgCCAAACGAAAATATTATGACTTATCAGCAGGCTTAGAAGAGTTTTCCTCAGCGAAGGATAATACATTGCTCGGAAAAGACGTTTTTTTAAGTGTTTCCACTACCTCTGGTTTAATTGATTACAAGGACGAAACGGTGAATGAAGATGTAGCTGGAAGCCATTTTTTAGAATCCGTTGCCGATAGGAAGCGCATAAAGTCTCAGAGTCCGGATTTGGATTCTGCCTCCTATAATCAAAACGCGCTCATCGACTCGAACGTTTTAGGTTGCTATTCAAATTGGGAGGGGacaaattttctttcgaaagaagcaaagaCTCCATTCTTTTCAGAGTGTCCTCCTTTCATCTACGACGCGTTTCTACATGAAGACGGCTCTCCCGATGTTCCTGTTCAACAAATTTCGTCTCAACAAGTCTATATATCATTATGTGCTTTGGTACAAGGGTTCGAAacctttttattcttttgggACAACGAGGATGCGACGTTCTGTGTTTCTAATCTCGTTTCCATGTCTGGAACGTCTCAGCTTTCCTTTACCAGTTTTACCACAAAGTTCGTTTCGTTTGGTACTTTAATACGCAACTCTattaagaaaatcaaaaatccCGTATCAATTGGACAGTTTTACTTGTTCAACTTTTGCGCAAATGGTATTACTCAGTATCGGAATGAGTTACAGGCTTGGTTATATGATACCCACTCACCAACGTGTGGGCCTTTATCCCTTCTGACTTATATCCGAAGATTTGATCCTTTGTTTCATATGCTCGAATATGTTTTGCATATTCCACCTGCTCGTCAAGATACTATATCTATAATGAACGCTCTTTATGATTATACGAATATGTGCCAAAACACTAAAAATTATCCAATAGCTTTGGAATGCTTTGCTTATTGTTCTGACCCCTTTTTCCTAAAATTAAATGCGGCATTGGACTTTACGGTTACCAATAAGCGTATACAAAATTTTGTACATACATTTCCTaacttttttccttctgaGCTTACCCTGCTTCTAGCTGAATTCTTGGATTCTTTCACTATAATTCAAGATTATCctgtattttttgaagcattGCGACCAAAGTTAGCTACTTCTCTCAAAGTTGGTTTCTCCCTTAGTGAGAACTTTCTATATCCCCGACCAAAGGCAGCATCCTTAGATTTATCAGACGATGAGTATTCAAAGGAGAAACGAAACGtcaatgaagaagaaaactttgaaGTTCTGCTTGAAAAGATGAATATGACTCCAAACATCGATGATGAGGTCCCCGATTTACACTTTGTAGAAGGGCCAGAGGGAACGTTACCATTAAGTCTAGTTATGCAATTGTGTATATACAATCCGATTCAGGACTATATTCTGGTACTTATGCGAGCCCTGTATCAATCTTTGTTTACGCAATGTTTTGCTTCTCAGGTATTATCGCTTTTACAAAATATATGCTGCTTCCAAAGCCCGGCATTTGTTGACGAAATAATGTGTTTTATTCGAGATGATTTCTTTGGATTAGATGATCCGTATTCCTTGGAGCATGCATTCGTAGCGTTTGCATCTTCTTCGAAACAATGCACGTTTCATGAAGTAGAGCGCCTTGGTTTGAATGAATTTGCAAGTTCTAATATACATATGCTCTTACACTACCACGAAGGAGAAATCCGACCCAAGACGTTTGGAGCATTAGGTCTAAAGTGCAAGATTTCCGGTCCATTACAGATGttatttccaaaagaaatattagATCTGTAttctaaaattttttccatggtatcacttttttttgagcaTAAAGCGTCTATAGAATACGAATTCCAGCAAAGTCGACGGCTTTGGGAGAAAAAGGTCAGAATCGAAAAATGGcttttttaccaaaacaTGAAGAGCAAAATATTTGATCTAATACATGTTGTTATTCCAGAAGCCATTTCTTCCTTTACTGATTCTTTCCTATCGCTTTCCTCGTTTTCATCAGACAGGCCGATCAGCTTATTTTCATCTGAAATAAATGAGAAGCATAAACAAAGTTTGATGTTATTAATGCAAGAAATAGAAGCCAATAATCCCTTCCTAGACGAAGGAAAGGAAACGATGGCTGAATAA
- the cdc31 gene encoding spindle pole body half bridge protein, centrin Cdc31 has protein sequence MFANARAKRRPRATSPTPARLTSYAPARVEITEEQRQDIHEAFKLFDSDKDNAIDYHELRAAMRALGFNAEKSEVLKILRDFDKTGKGYLQMEDFVRVMTEKIVERDPLEEIKRAFELFDDDETGKISIRNLRRVAKELNENIDDQELEAMIEEFDLDQDGEINEQEFISIMMDEA, from the exons ATGTTTGCAAACGCGCGAGCGAAAAGACGTCCCAGAGCCACTTCTCCTACGCCTGCAAGGCTAACTAGCTATGCTCCGGCTCGAGTAGAGATCACAGAGGAACAGCGACAAGATATCCATGAGGCTTTTAAACTATTTGACTCTGACAAAGACAATGCAATTGATTATCATGAATTGCGGGCTGCTATGCGTGCCTTAGGGTTTAATGCAGAAAAGTCAGAAGTTCTGAAAATTCTACGCGACTTTGACAAAACTGGAAAGGGATACCTTCAAATGGAGGATTTTGTTCGCGTCA TGACCgaaaaaattgttgaaaGAGATCCTCTGGAAGAGATTAAACGAGCTTTTGAGCTGtttgatgatgatgaaactGGTAAAATAAGCATACGGAATCTTCGTCGCGTAGCTAAAGAgttgaatgaaaacattgaTGATCAAGAATTGGAAGCTATGATTGAAGAGTTTGATCTTGATCAAGATGGTGAAATCAATGAGCAGGAATTTATAAGCATAATGATGGATGAGGCTTGA
- the mcm3 gene encoding MCM complex subunit Mcm3 — MSELLADEVFKDRVRIFQEYLEHDSDDTNATLYHEAILRMLNMAQRRLIVNVDELRDYNKELADGVLYQPMEFVDPFNEALQGVVSTLIDPIVHKDVKDKPFYIGFRGSFGDLHVTPRTLRALHLNKMISLEGIVTRCSFVRPKVIKSIHYCEATKRHHFKQYADSTMNGGLSFQSTVYPTQDESGNPLSIEFGYSTFRDHQTISLQEMPERAPPGQLPRSIDILLDDDLVDTVKPGDRVHIVGQFRSMGSKNSGSTSATFRTVLLANNVVLLTNKPGSGNVGGGALTITDADIRNINKLARKKNAFELLSTSLAPSIYGFEHIKQAILLLLLGGTEKNLSNGTHIRGDINILMVGDPSTAKSQLLRFVLNTAPLAIATTGRGSSGVGLTAAVTSDKETGERRLEAGAMVLADRGVVCIDEFDKMSDIDRVAIHEVMEQQTVTIAKAGIHTSLNARCSVVAAANPIYGQYDIRKDPTKNIALPDSMLSRFDLLFIVTDDIDDKKDRALSEHVLRMHRYLPPGVEPGTPVRDSLNSVLNVGATNTAGVSAGNGDQESETPVWETFSSLLHANARTKRKELLNINFVRKYIQYAKSRINPVLNQGTAEYITNIYCGLRNDDLQGNQRRTSPLTARTLETLIRLSTAHAKARLSNAVEVRDAKAAEKILRYALFREVYKPKSNRRKKQRKEEGEEEGSSEDEDVDSEEVEAENDLNDDRTFQTTGPNASESGRQTRSQTQGRQSQESEMDIDDVESTTNQSVAATATSDGSQLHLGNPSNTQLSWPSSHSTLPTTARDTTTVSARSGNVDISEASESNAPSSQGVALSREKMSTFMSRLSELTKTDVFSEECASLENVLNAINGAEGDASFTRDEGISALKEMDAQNKIMFSENMIYRI; from the coding sequence atgtcGGAGTTGTTGGCAGATGAAGTTTTCAAGGACCGCGTGAggatttttcaagaatATCTTGAGCACGATTCTGACGATACGAATGCAACGCTGTATCATGAAGCAATTCTCAGAATGCTTAACATGGCACAAAGACGCTTGATTGTGAACGTTGATGAACTTCGAGATTACAACAAAGAGTTAGCTGATGGCGTCCTTTATCAGCCCATGGAATTTGTCGATCCTTTCAATGAAGCTCTTCAGGGAGTAGTTAGTACACTTATCGATCCTATCGTTCACAAAGATGTTAAGGATAAACCATTTTATATCGGATTTCGTGGTTCTTTTGGTGATTTACATGTTACGCCTCGTACTTTAAGGGCTTTGCACTTGAACAAAATGATTTCACTAGAAGGGATTGTGACAAGATGCTCGTTCGTTCGTCCCAAAGTTATTAAATCTATACATTATTGTGAAGCTACTAAGCGTCATCATTTTAAACAATATGCGGATTCTACAATGAACGGTGGTCTTTCGTTTCAATCCACTGTCTATCCAACGCAGGATGAAAGTGGTAATCCCCTTTCTATTGAATTTGGGTATAGCACTTTTCGAGATCATCAGACAATCTCACTTCAAGAAATGCCCGAACGTGCACCGCCCGGTCAATTACCTCGATCCATTGATATTTTACTCGACGATGACTTGGTTGATACAGTAAAGCCAGGTGATCGAGTACACATCGTTGGGCAATTTCGGTCAATGGGATCAAAAAACTCTGGAAGCACAAGTGCTACGTTTCGTACTGTTTTGCTCGCGAATAATGTTGTCCTCCTAACGAACAAACCAGGTAGTGGAAATGTTGGTGGAGGAGCATTGACGATTACAGACGCTGATATTCGTAATATTAATAAGTTGGCTCGAAAAAAGAACGCTTTTGAGCTTCTTTCTACAAGTTTGGCTCCTAGCATTTACGGATTTGAACACATTAAGCAAgcaattttgcttttactCTTGGGTGGTACAGAGAAAAATCTTTCCAATGGCACACATATCCGTGGTGATATCAACATTTTGATGGTGGGCGATCCCTCAACAGCCAAATCTCAGTTACTTCGATTCGTGTTAAACACAGCTCCTTTGGCTATCGCAACTACCGGCCGTGGTTCTTCAGGTGTTGGTCTTACAGCTGCCGTAACCTCTGATAAAGAAACTGGTGAGCGTCGTTTAGAAGCTGGTGCAATGGTTTTAGCTGATCGGGGTGTTGTATGTATCGATGAATTTGACAAAATGAGTGACATTGATCGGGTCGCTATTCATGAAGTAATGGAACAACAGACAGTTACCATTGCTAAAGCTGGTATTCATACGTCTTTGAACGCGAGATGCAGTGTTGTGGCAGCAGCAAATCCCATTTATGGCCAATATGATATTCGAAAAGATCCTACAAAGAATATAGCTCTACCGGATTCTATGCTTTCCCGTTTCGATTTGCTATTTATTGTTACAGATGATATAGATGACAAGAAGGATCGTGCTTTAAGTGAACATGTTTTGAGGATGCATCGTTATTTACCGCCGGGCGTGGAGCCTGGTACTCCTGTGAGAGACTCACTGAATTCGGTATTAAATGTTGGCGCGACAAATACTGCAGGTGTCTCAGCCGGAAATGGAGATCAAGAATCAGAAACACCAGTTTGGGAAACATTTTCAAGTCTGCTACACGCAAACGCTCGaacaaaacgaaaggaATTACTAAATATCAATTTTGTTCGTAAATATATCCAGTACGCAAAATCTCGAATAAACCCAGTCCTTAATCAAGGTACCGCTGAGTATATAACGAATATATATTGTGGTCTTCGAAACGATGATTTACAAGGTAATCAGCGTCGTACTAGTCCCCTCACGGCTCGTACATTAGAAACATTGATTCGGTTGAGCACTGCCCACGCGAAAGCTCGATTGAGCAATGCAGTTGAGGTACGAGACGCTAAAGCTGCTGAAAAAATCCTTCGTTATGCATTGTTCAGGGAAGTATATAAACCAAAATCCAACCGTCGTAAAAAGCAAcgtaaagaagaaggagaagaagaaggaagttctgaagatgaagacGTTGACTCAGAGGAAGTAGAAGCTGAGAATGATTTGAATGATGATCGCACATTCCAAACTACCGGACCAAATGCATCTGAGTCAGGTCGACAGACGCGTTCTCAAACCCAAGGTAGACAAAGTCAAGAAAGCGAGATGGATATCGACGATGTTGAATCCACAACGAACCAGTCAGTAGCAGCAACAGCGACTAGTGATGGCAGTCAATTACATTTAGGAAATCCTTCCAATACCCAGCTATCGTGGCCTTCTAGTCATTCGACCCTTCCAACAACAGCCAGAGACACAACGACAGTAAGTGCGCGTAGCGGGAATGTGGATATAAGCGAAGCTTCGGAAAGTAATGCTCCCTCTTCTCAAGGTGTAGCTTTATCGAGAGAGAAGATGTCAACTTTTATGTCTCGCTTGTCTGAGTTAACCAAGACAGATGTATTTTCGGAAGAATGTGcatctttggaaaatgttTTAAATGCGATTAACGGAGCTGAAGGTGATGCTTCCTTTACAAGAGATGAGGGAATTTCtgctttgaaagaaatggaTGCCCAAAACAAGATCAtgttttctgaaaatatGATTTATCGCATTTAA